From one candidate division WOR-3 bacterium genomic stretch:
- a CDS encoding prepilin-type N-terminal cleavage/methylation domain-containing protein → MGKNSQMRRSSHRHGFTLVELMVVIGIIGIIALLVVPNFASMQRRARTRSAAQKLAQHIKMIRERAIASSGNYLFSFPDARHYRLQRPDGMTVDFRLGDTDAGQVRFGGANVANQPPEASMVAPGVNGIDFPTGVLLIDARGGATSGVAYITDGIDNYAVGVNRVGKVATYEYAGGTWNP, encoded by the coding sequence ATGGGAAAGAATTCACAAATGAGGCGATCATCACACAGGCATGGTTTCACGCTCGTCGAATTGATGGTCGTCATTGGGATCATAGGTATTATTGCGTTGCTCGTCGTACCAAATTTCGCCAGTATGCAACGGAGGGCACGAACACGCAGCGCGGCGCAAAAGCTGGCACAGCACATCAAGATGATAAGGGAGAGGGCTATTGCATCGAGTGGAAACTACCTATTCTCTTTTCCCGACGCCCGCCACTATCGCTTGCAGCGCCCAGACGGAATGACCGTAGATTTCAGATTAGGAGACACCGATGCGGGACAGGTCCGCTTTGGTGGTGCTAATGTTGCGAACCAGCCACCCGAAGCGAGCATGGTCGCACCAGGTGTTAACGGCATCGATTTTCCCACCGGTGTGCTCTTGATCGACGCGCGTGGTGGAGCAACGAGCGGTGTCGCTTATATTACCGACGGAATAGATAATTATGCGGTTGGTGTTAACCGAGTAGGTAAGGTCGCCACCTACGAGTATGCAGGTGGTACCTGGAATCCGTAG
- a CDS encoding M6 family metalloprotease domain-containing protein: MLVLSLLVFFMPPNPYTELRNIPPRYPYLMNAGITRLPKPIGEKRALVLLVDFPDNQHQYASMSFDSLIYFDNTASLRDYYREVSYGRFTISQSSEVSDWYRIPGDYSYYVGDSFGFYPGTFPRNAQGIVWAACSLADPSVDFTQFDEDGNDTVDILFVVHSGPGAEEGFPGYTSHIWSHQWQLSNTGTGCPSAYLTDDGVYVDYYSMEPERFELYTSRITVGVFAHEFGHILGLPDLYDTDYSTFGIGLFGLMGAGSWGRGDDRQIPGSSPSHLCAWSKYQLGFLVPLAVDRIGVSRYEHQSVPCASCSPFAVRLLEDPDGPNWEYPGTIGEYFLVENRMRRGFDQSLPGDGLLILHVDDAKGSNSDENHPLVGVMQADGDLRFLLPDTGSMADLWKNREYGFGDTSRPASLDYAGNPTGVWVYDIGPADSVMTASFWVTPVLLGNIYSLPNPYRADRPPSWGERVIISYVPSDTVELGSQFPEFKVTLYNIAAERVRVLDTEPYEIDRFARRAFWDLKNDRDEDVVSGMYLYVIEIRGDKVERRTGRLTIIR, from the coding sequence ATGCTGGTGCTCAGCCTTTTGGTTTTTTTCATGCCTCCCAATCCCTATACAGAGCTGAGAAACATCCCGCCGCGGTATCCTTATTTAATGAATGCGGGGATCACGCGCCTGCCCAAGCCGATCGGGGAAAAAAGGGCGCTGGTCCTGCTCGTTGATTTTCCAGATAACCAACACCAGTATGCAAGCATGTCTTTTGATTCGCTCATTTATTTTGACAATACCGCTTCACTCAGAGATTATTACCGGGAAGTGTCCTACGGCAGATTCACGATAAGTCAGTCGAGTGAGGTCAGCGACTGGTATCGCATACCCGGGGATTATTCGTACTACGTGGGCGATTCATTTGGCTTTTACCCGGGGACCTTTCCCAGGAATGCGCAGGGAATCGTCTGGGCAGCATGCAGTCTTGCTGATCCTTCAGTAGACTTCACCCAGTTTGATGAAGATGGGAATGATACTGTTGATATCTTGTTCGTCGTTCATTCGGGCCCCGGAGCAGAGGAAGGATTTCCAGGCTACACCTCGCACATCTGGTCCCATCAGTGGCAGCTTTCGAACACTGGTACTGGGTGCCCTTCTGCATACCTGACCGATGACGGAGTTTATGTAGACTATTATTCGATGGAGCCGGAGAGATTCGAGCTGTATACCAGCCGTATTACGGTCGGTGTCTTTGCTCATGAATTTGGACATATTCTCGGTTTGCCTGATCTTTATGATACTGATTATTCCACTTTTGGCATTGGCCTTTTCGGTCTTATGGGTGCTGGATCGTGGGGAAGGGGAGACGATCGTCAGATCCCGGGTTCGTCCCCGTCCCATCTGTGCGCCTGGTCCAAGTATCAATTGGGATTTCTCGTGCCCCTGGCGGTTGATAGAATTGGTGTTTCCAGATACGAACATCAAAGTGTTCCTTGTGCGTCATGCAGCCCATTTGCGGTCAGGCTTCTTGAAGACCCCGATGGTCCGAATTGGGAATATCCCGGAACAATTGGTGAATATTTTCTGGTTGAAAACAGAATGCGTCGCGGGTTTGACCAGAGCCTGCCAGGCGACGGTCTCCTGATATTGCACGTCGATGACGCAAAGGGTAGTAATAGCGATGAAAATCATCCCCTGGTTGGCGTTATGCAGGCAGACGGTGATCTTCGATTCCTTTTGCCTGACACTGGAAGTATGGCCGATCTCTGGAAGAACCGCGAATACGGCTTTGGAGATACGTCGCGGCCAGCGAGCCTCGATTATGCAGGCAATCCGACCGGAGTTTGGGTATATGACATTGGCCCGGCCGATTCGGTCATGACCGCATCGTTCTGGGTAACACCTGTTCTCCTCGGTAATATTTACTCGCTGCCCAACCCTTACCGTGCCGATCGACCACCGTCGTGGGGCGAGAGAGTCATCATCTCGTACGTGCCTTCTGATACCGTTGAGCTGGGCAGTCAGTTCCCCGAATTCAAGGTTACCCTCTATAATATAGCCGCGGAGCGGGTGAGAGTACTCGACACCGAACCCTACGAGATCGACCGATTTGCCCGAAGGGCTTTCTGGGATTTGAAAAACGACCGGGACGAAGATGTGGTGAGCGGCATGTATTTGTACGTCATCGAGATCCGCGGTGATAAGGTAGAAAGACGGACGGGTCGTTTGACCATAATAAGGTAA
- a CDS encoding HAMP domain-containing histidine kinase encodes MKLRGSYPRDIGAIATVFIILILFVAVFNLYISFQFRNEFVNYGRNNVLAISNICRDYLRSGYDSRELSTLFKSLSRSFNLDHLVIADTLGNRVYDSWTHFGIMTATNRFEFPGGFERVPAVQEIVQKDNEFLYRSADPPAYVYISLIPTYSVIFGNIFRWHIFYITISLVFTGFLGVFLIRNLFLPMRYVANLAHDFGIEMKREDFVSTTFNEVYRKLRLREQMLVEFSAYIAHEFRNSLGAIIGLARLVEKGKKPGSEIVKECRNMEQLIVRILEYSKPVRLNLSVVSLNKVVDDAFERVSMPKRISIVKESAPDIMRVQGDHELLAVAVSNLLKNAKEAIKNKGHIELVIGRKDEFVFLSIADSGVGVEERELEMIFNPFFSRKAEGMGLGLAYVKKIVEEHGGRIEVASKKGKGTTFTLEFPVHEK; translated from the coding sequence ATGAAACTGCGTGGATCATACCCGCGTGACATCGGTGCGATCGCAACTGTTTTCATAATACTCATTCTCTTTGTAGCAGTTTTTAATCTCTATATCAGTTTTCAGTTCAGGAATGAGTTCGTGAATTATGGAAGGAATAATGTCCTGGCGATTTCAAATATTTGCCGCGATTATTTGCGAAGCGGTTACGATAGTCGTGAACTGAGCACTCTTTTCAAGAGCCTGTCCCGCTCTTTCAATCTCGATCATCTTGTTATCGCTGACACGCTCGGCAACCGCGTGTACGATTCATGGACCCATTTTGGCATCATGACCGCCACGAACAGGTTCGAGTTCCCCGGCGGCTTTGAGAGAGTACCGGCCGTTCAGGAAATCGTTCAAAAAGATAACGAATTCCTGTACAGGAGTGCTGATCCACCAGCGTATGTCTACATATCGCTCATCCCCACCTATTCAGTCATCTTCGGTAATATTTTCCGCTGGCATATTTTTTATATAACGATCTCACTGGTCTTTACTGGTTTCCTCGGGGTCTTTCTTATTCGTAATCTTTTCCTCCCAATGCGTTATGTGGCCAACCTTGCACACGACTTTGGTATTGAAATGAAGCGCGAAGATTTTGTCTCGACGACTTTCAATGAAGTGTACCGAAAACTCAGACTGCGGGAACAAATGCTCGTTGAATTTTCGGCGTATATTGCTCATGAGTTCAGAAATTCGCTGGGCGCTATAATCGGTCTGGCGCGGCTCGTGGAGAAAGGCAAGAAGCCTGGTTCAGAAATAGTGAAGGAATGCCGCAACATGGAGCAATTGATCGTGCGCATACTCGAGTATTCAAAGCCAGTGAGGCTCAATCTCTCCGTTGTAAGCTTGAACAAAGTGGTGGATGATGCATTTGAAAGAGTTTCGATGCCGAAGAGGATAAGCATTGTCAAAGAAAGTGCACCTGATATTATGCGTGTTCAGGGCGATCACGAACTCCTTGCTGTTGCTGTCAGCAATTTACTCAAGAACGCGAAGGAAGCGATAAAGAACAAGGGACACATTGAACTCGTAATCGGCCGTAAGGATGAATTCGTTTTTCTTTCGATCGCAGATAGTGGCGTGGGTGTTGAAGAACGTGAATTGGAGATGATCTTCAACCCCTTCTTTTCAAGGAAGGCAGAGGGCATGGGTTTGGGGTTGGCTTATGTCAAGAAAATAGTTGAGGAACATGGCGGCCGGATCGAGGTCGCTTCAAAGAAGGGTAAGGGTACGACATTTACTCTGGAGTTTCCAGTTCATGAAAAATGA
- a CDS encoding TldD/PmbA family protein: protein MDQFARRVADSLRAKKVEYGDVRVVQRESESIVLKNGIIESITRNSDVGFGVRVLKNSAWGFASSNEIKKSVANKIVKDALNIALASATVRSKGVELTSLPAQQGNYSTKVKIDPMEIPLSEKIDMLLSCDKAMRKDKRIKHSEASLRFQRNRVYFASTNDSFVTQEFLFSGGNIKAYAMDKGEIQFRSYGDYAQKGFEFIKSMEYLKNAPRVADEALMLLTAEQCPQMETTVIINDDQMVLQVHESCGHPAELDRVLGTEASYAGTSFLTTDKLGKFRYGSDVVSIVADATVPGGLGTFGWDDEGVPGQRVYLVKNGMFVGYLTSRETAGIVNSKSSGAMRADGWNRIPLIRMTNINLEPGKWKLADMIADTNDGVFLETNKSWSIDDKRLNFQFGCEIARKIENGKLTRVYKNPTYAGITPQFWKNCDAVADKGSWRMHGTPNCGKGEPGQIMFVGHGTTPARFRGVQIGIAK from the coding sequence ATGGATCAATTTGCCAGGCGTGTTGCCGATAGTCTGAGAGCAAAGAAGGTTGAGTACGGTGATGTACGGGTCGTGCAGCGGGAATCCGAATCGATAGTGTTGAAGAACGGGATCATTGAGTCTATCACGCGTAATTCTGATGTTGGCTTTGGGGTACGCGTTCTGAAGAATTCGGCCTGGGGTTTTGCTTCGTCGAACGAGATAAAGAAGAGTGTTGCCAACAAGATTGTGAAGGATGCTTTGAATATTGCACTTGCATCGGCAACCGTCAGGTCAAAAGGCGTTGAATTGACTTCCTTGCCGGCACAGCAGGGGAATTACAGCACAAAGGTAAAGATCGATCCCATGGAAATTCCGCTCAGCGAAAAGATCGACATGCTGCTTTCGTGTGACAAGGCGATGCGCAAGGACAAGAGAATAAAACATAGTGAGGCGTCGCTTAGATTTCAGAGGAATAGAGTTTATTTTGCGTCAACGAACGATTCGTTCGTAACACAGGAATTCTTGTTCTCCGGCGGCAACATCAAGGCGTATGCCATGGATAAGGGAGAGATCCAATTCCGGTCCTATGGCGATTACGCGCAAAAAGGGTTTGAATTCATAAAATCGATGGAATACTTGAAGAATGCGCCGAGGGTCGCCGACGAAGCGCTGATGTTACTTACCGCTGAACAGTGCCCGCAAATGGAGACGACGGTAATCATCAACGATGACCAGATGGTTTTGCAGGTGCATGAATCATGCGGACATCCTGCCGAACTCGATCGGGTACTCGGTACCGAGGCTTCGTACGCCGGGACCAGTTTCTTGACCACGGATAAGCTCGGTAAGTTCAGGTACGGGTCGGATGTGGTCAGCATCGTTGCTGATGCGACCGTACCGGGGGGTCTCGGTACTTTTGGCTGGGATGATGAAGGCGTGCCGGGACAGCGCGTTTACCTTGTCAAAAATGGTATGTTTGTTGGATATCTGACTTCTCGGGAGACTGCGGGTATAGTCAATAGCAAATCGAGTGGGGCGATGCGGGCTGATGGCTGGAACAGAATCCCCTTGATCCGTATGACCAATATCAATCTCGAACCAGGTAAGTGGAAGCTTGCAGATATGATCGCGGATACGAATGACGGTGTCTTTCTGGAAACAAACAAATCATGGTCAATAGATGATAAACGCCTTAATTTTCAATTCGGCTGTGAAATAGCGAGGAAGATCGAAAATGGTAAGTTGACGAGAGTCTACAAGAATCCAACTTATGCAGGAATAACTCCCCAGTTCTGGAAGAATTGTGATGCAGTTGCCGACAAGGGTTCCTGGCGTATGCATGGAACGCCGAATTGCGGCAAGGGTGAGCCGGGTCAGATCATGTTTGTGGGGCACGGTACTACGCCGGCGAGATTTCGGGGTGTGCAGATCGGAATTGCCAAATAA
- a CDS encoding tetratricopeptide repeat protein — protein MRELKEDSHKINVVSTVFFICAAIIVLSSCAYFNTVYNAKNYYREGRKSVKHDTLVTDSENFSKTIEKSTSIIVKYPGTRWIDDALFMMGASYYYKGDYSRSLEKLDFLIQNYPGSSYQYEALYLVGLANYKLKRYGSAVVALTEAMNSKKYRKKSLIALLYVYYGDANYSDLYEIADTLKAGSLSYDERRTVLRFVSMAQFSEQRYEEALETATQLLSITRDENERRDLKLRIAEIYLEIGEFDLCKEFLLGETDPEFRDLLADLYLRTGNIAEAKDICIELSQNRTPEVAAEAFYEIAQLHENEDSIDLAVASYDSALIKAPNSEYGLKARKRSEVLKRVQTLTAETEDEVRSQFLLAEIYFADLNDLPKALEGYQKVYNDFPNSKWAPKALYAHLWIASNVYGDDTLATRLARSLIGSYPRTEYAMSAQQILEAVELDSVEVIPER, from the coding sequence TTGAGAGAGCTGAAAGAAGATAGCCACAAAATCAACGTCGTATCGACGGTGTTCTTCATTTGTGCTGCCATCATAGTACTTTCGTCCTGTGCTTATTTCAATACTGTATACAATGCTAAAAATTATTACCGCGAAGGCAGAAAGTCCGTCAAGCATGATACACTTGTAACCGATTCGGAGAACTTCAGCAAGACAATTGAGAAATCGACATCGATAATCGTGAAATATCCGGGTACGCGATGGATTGATGATGCGCTTTTCATGATGGGTGCGTCTTACTATTATAAGGGCGACTATTCGCGGAGTCTGGAGAAGTTGGATTTCTTGATCCAAAACTATCCCGGCTCGAGTTATCAATACGAGGCGTTGTATCTTGTCGGATTGGCAAACTACAAGCTCAAGAGATATGGTTCGGCGGTTGTTGCGCTCACTGAAGCAATGAACTCCAAAAAATACAGGAAGAAGTCATTGATCGCGCTGCTCTACGTGTACTACGGTGACGCCAACTATTCGGATCTCTATGAGATCGCGGACACCTTGAAGGCAGGTTCGCTGAGTTACGATGAAAGGCGTACTGTTCTAAGGTTCGTGAGCATGGCGCAATTTAGTGAGCAGCGCTATGAGGAGGCGCTCGAAACGGCAACACAGCTGCTTTCCATTACTAGGGATGAGAACGAACGGCGAGACCTCAAATTACGGATCGCGGAGATATATCTTGAGATCGGCGAGTTCGATCTATGCAAGGAATTTCTGCTGGGTGAGACAGATCCTGAATTCAGGGACCTCCTCGCCGATCTGTATCTGAGAACAGGAAATATTGCCGAGGCCAAAGACATATGCATAGAGCTCTCGCAGAATAGAACGCCCGAGGTGGCGGCTGAGGCTTTCTACGAGATCGCGCAGCTGCACGAGAATGAGGATAGTATTGACCTCGCGGTTGCCAGCTACGACAGTGCCCTGATCAAAGCACCTAATAGTGAATACGGTCTGAAGGCGAGAAAGAGATCGGAAGTGCTCAAGCGGGTCCAGACCCTGACCGCCGAGACTGAAGACGAAGTGCGTTCACAATTTCTGCTGGCCGAGATTTACTTTGCAGATCTAAACGACCTTCCGAAAGCCCTTGAGGGATACCAGAAGGTCTACAACGATTTTCCGAATAGCAAGTGGGCACCGAAGGCATTGTATGCCCATTTGTGGATAGCGTCTAACGTATATGGTGATGACACGCTGGCAACCAGACTTGCGCGTTCTTTGATCGGCTCCTACCCCCGCACTGAATACGCGATGAGCGCACAGCAGATCCTGGAGGCCGTAGAATTGGATTCCGTGGAAGTCATTCCGGAACGATAG